Sequence from the Coregonus clupeaformis isolate EN_2021a unplaced genomic scaffold, ASM2061545v1 scaf0159, whole genome shotgun sequence genome:
GGAGGTAGAGCAACTGATGGAGGACACGCATACTAAACTGGAGGACGCGGTGCACCAGGTTGGTTAATGGTTAGGTCTACTATGATTTCCAATGTTATGTAAAATGCAACAGATAACAGTGCAGTACACTCTTATTATATCACTTTAGTTGATCTATAACTTTACTGTTAAAGCAACCACAAATTTAACTTGACCTTTATTTTACTAATAAAAACAGTTGCCAGTGTGGGTTGCGATGAGTCAAAGTCAATCTTAACATGCACAAGTTGTAAAGGAAAAAAAACAGTGGTGACCTCAATGCAACACTGATCTTTTGCATCAAACCTCATTAGATGGACAATGAGAGTGCAAAGTCCAGCTTGCATCCCCATGACCTTCCCTCAAATTACCACAACGAAAGCACTTCTGAGAGTGTGGTTGAAAACCAATCCATCCACACCATAGAGACCGTACACAAGGTACAGTAGTAGTCATACTCAAATGTATTATTGTACTGTATTCCATTCAAAACTAGGATGCTGAAATGCTATTAACAATTGTAATACTGTATGGCAGTATTATTTTGGCATCCCACATTTGTGATGAAGACTGAAAGCAACATTGCAGAAATCCTACAAAATGTGTTTCTCTTTCTTCAGGAGACAGACAACAGAACAGGAGAGACCCACATCACCAGAACAATTATCCAGTCCAGTGGCAAGGGAAATAATATTAATCATGTGAGTGAACATCATGATTTACAACAGATAAAAATAACATATATTATCCACAATAACTGGAACACTATAACTCTAACTGGTGTTTTGTGTTTATTAAAGACAGTGGGCATAAGATGAATACAATTCCATCCTTAATGCAAATCACAATTCATGAAAGATTGAACAAGTCGTCGGCTGTTTCCTCTTTCtgtgctgctctgctctgcatGTCAGAGCAGCATGGGGAAAGAGAAATGAGACGCCCAAACATGACAGCTGCTGTCATGTTTGGGCGTCTCATTTCTCTTTCCCCATGCCCTGTGCGCCTCTCCAGTCTCAACTGTGCTGTCTCATGCTCTATAAGCCAGGCTAAAGCTACGTCTTACCCAGGCAGAGTGACATGTGCAGGATGGTGGCTGGTTGAGAAGCTCTCTTCAGCGCTGCATCCTGTCTGTACATTAATTATAAATGGCAGCCATGTCTCAGCCCTGATGAGGCTGCTGATCAGGCAAGATAATAGCAAAATAATCAAACCGATCAATCAGGCCGGATGTGTGCGTGAGTGCATGTCTTTGACCAGTATAGGTCTTTGGAGACAGATACGAGATTACTGCTATAGCAGGCCTCTGACCAGGAACCAGTGCAAGAAGTGCTCAATCCATCTTATCAGCCAAAGTCTGAGGGGTTTTTAGTTATTTGTTTGGGTGGTTTTAGTTACAATATCTTGCTGGATAGTTCTGAACAATAACTTTGAAATGTCTGTATCATTTTATTCTGTGCTTTTGGTAAACATTGTGTTTAGTCATTGTCATAAGATCTTGTACATTTAACATGCATTTTCTTTATTGCAGTCACAGGTTTTAATATTTAGTAAAAATAATACACAGTCTCGGATCGTGCTATTCCTGCCAGTCTTTTCGTTAGCATATGTGATAGAGAGACAAGTGAGAGGAAATTGGATGTTTACTTAAAAATGTTGGGACAAGTAGCCCATTGTCCCATTTTCAACAGCAGGCCCATTTTATTCAGGTCACTTTAGGCACAGATACATATTGCAGGAGATCTTGTAACAACGTATCACATCCTCAAAAATGTACTTTGAAGTTATTTTAAAGTAACTTTTGTAAAGAAGTTTGCAATAGTACATGGCTATAATTTCAAGACTACCATGTTTGATTTAGGCTATTTATCCAGTACAATCTGTTTTATAGTGCAAAACTCTGGATTGTGGGAGGCTTTGGTACCATATAGCGACCCTCTGCATGTTTATCTGTGAAGGAGGGTGTGTCCTGAttgtcccctcctcccctccttacAGGAGTGTGTCATTGATGAGGACTGTGAGAAGGGAAAATATTGCCGGTATGAGACACACCGATCAAAGTGTCTAACCTGCAAAGCCCTCGACGTGGTAGGTCCATTTCATGGTTATTAACAGTGCCACACACATTTTACACACCCTGACACTGAACCCATCTAAAATGTATTTATGCAGACCTATATTTCCCAGGGGACTTTGACTCCTTCCTAGTTCCTATTATGTTCTACTTTAGACCATCTCCAGTGTTTGTAACAgtgcacacgtgcacacacacagcgATCACAGAACAGTAGATTGCTTAAACAATATGTTGCAGCTGCTTCTGCATTGTTACTGCATTGCAGTGTTGCCACAAGTGTAACTGGAGTGTTTCATGGGGGAGAGCTTCTCTCCTCTTGGCTGCGCATCAAAGCATGGGTCTGATTGAATATGAGCTCCACCTCTCTCAGACAAAGAGAGGAGCTGGATGAGAGGTAATGCGAGAGCCTACTCTACAGACACatacaatttaatttaatttaagagCAATGTTTTTGGCAGGGCAGAGTGGAAATCCATCCACATAATACTGTAGAGACTGGCTTGCATTCAAAGTCAAAGGTACGCTGAGAATAGTTAAGGGTCTTCCTAGTTGATAAGGCCTGTGTTAATGTCCTGCACAGAAAAACACAGTAATATGTCGAACAGCACACTATTAATTAGACCCCAATATCGGTTCAGTTTGCACAAGTAGCAGGAATTTGCTGCACCTAGAGAGCTTACGAGAGTTACAAGAGACCAGTCATGCAGTTTgtcactgtgtttgtgtgttccagCCCTGCAAAAAGGATGAGGAGTGCTGTACAggacagctgtgtgtgtggggccagTGCAGCCAGAACGCCACTAAGGGGGAAGCTGGCAGCATCTGCCAATACCAGAACGACTGCAGCCCAGACCTCTGCTGTGCTATCCATAAAGGTGCAGGCCACAAGGCCACACGCAGAACATAATTCCTCTGCTAAATTATACACCATGAGTCATTCTACATGAAATTAACATGTGGGGAGCAAAATGGGCTCCTTTCATTTGGCTTTGACTCAGCCAGATAAAAACCTAAAGGGATTTCTTTGACATCCAAAAAAGGGAGGCTTCAAATTTCGATACCACAAAGCCTCTGTTCTCAATGTAATTATCCCTAGCCAATTATGATTGTCATGAAGTCAAGTGAAGCAGGGTGCATTGAAGTTTCAGATAGTTAAGTGATCATGTGAAGGCCCATAACCTGCTTTCCCCTCCAAGCACTGTCCATATACTGTACTCCTTTATTAAAGTTTCTGTAGTGAAGTCACTTACCTTTGTcactacccatctctctccacttaCCTTGTGGTCAGCCCTGATGTTCCCAGTGTGCACGGCCAAGCCAATAGAGCGTGAGCGCTGTCATGGCTCCTCCAATCACCTGATGGAGCTGCTGTCCTGGGACATAGAGGGCCAGGGACCAAAGGAACACTGCCCCTGTGCTGAGGACCTCCAGTGTCAACATCTCGGGTAAGAATCTGTGTACTGCAAACCTGCAACATTTATATTCAATTGACATGAAGGCATACGTCATGACATTTGTTTTTGCAAAAACACTTGGTAGACAAAAGCCATAGCTATCACTCAAAATGCTGTTGACCCAGAATGATGCTACAAAGTTGATATTTCCTTATCTCTTTAACAGCCGAGGCTCGCTGTGTCTGAAAGGAGAGAACTCGAGTGAAGAGGACCTGACAGACACACTTTATTCAGAAATTGACTATATCGTCTAGGAGTAACCATGCAGCTCAACCTTTTCAGGCCTGTAGACAATCAGAGGGGTCTCCAGTGATTTCAGCCTAGAAAATGAAGTGGCTCCCCCTCTCACAAGGCTTACATGTAAGATTCTTCCATCTAAAAGCTGGCATTGCTGTTTTTTTCTATTTGCTCGAATTTAACCAAAAATCTAGATTTTGCATAGTGCATAACACCATGTATGTATTAGATGGAATTGACTTTTTGGAAATTCCCGATTCCTAGACGTTCACACTGTTCAAAGGTAGTGTGTATGATGACTACACTCCAAATCTGCAATAAGAGTTCTTCATGTTTGAGCAAATATGTACTGAAATATACCCCATCCTGCTCGTCTCACTTATGCGCCTACCTTAAGGATGGAGAGTTCGCTGGAGATGCACCGTTGAGGCCCTTTGCTCAAAATAATTAAGTCAAGTTAGGGGTGAAGAAAGAATCAACACAATGTACTGTATACATGTGAAGTAGCTTGCTTAATCCTGGTTTTTGTTTAAAATAGTGGTTTAAACAAGGACAGATGAATCTTTCTGAATGTGGACCACTGACAGAAAATGACAGGTCAGCTCATCATGCCCCAAACTTGGTAATGGaaactataacccagacacatgCAGCTTGCAAAACTTTTGCTCACAAGGAaataaaaggctttgaaaatgtAGATGTCTATTCTTGAGATGTAAATATTCTTATATGTATATCATGTTCAATCCATATAAATGCAGCATTGGTAAAGTGGGGATTCAAAATATTTAATTTACAATGACAAAATACTGCAgttatgaaaaaaaatattttaatttcATTCTAAAATCACCTTAACTATGTTCACACAAGATTTAAACCTCAAAACAAAGAAACAAATTATTTTATTGGCATTCCTACTGTGAACAGCTTATGGCAGGCAGCATTAGAAGCCCAGAGGAGCTCTGCTGGGCCCTGCAGTGTGGAGACCCAGTCAGCTGGTCCATTAGGGTCTATGCCCTCTGGTCTCAGTCTATCAGAAGCAGCAGCAGGTATATAGCGCCACAACCACTACCCAACCATCTCCCAAAACCACTGAGGGCTCCCGCCCTTCACGCCATCAGCATGCACGTGGCCTCGACGGACACGCACACCGTTCACATCGTGCAGAAATAAAACGAGAGGAAATAAACGTTTCTAAATTAACAGGTTAAATACAGACAAAATGTTTTAATGTGTGCCAGAGGTCGCTCACAATAACATCAAAAATAATTTACATTGAACAAAATGATGAGCTCCTTAACGTAGTCTACTTGGTGGTCTAGTTGCCATTTCCTTGGTAATTGGAGGACTAATACGTATCAGTGAATCAGGAGGAAGTGAGAGGCAGAGCTCCTATAAAGCGTATGGGGTGGAGCAGCAGTAAGAGGAGTTTCCACAGTGATGCACACTGTGGCATTCTGGGAAAACAGCAGAAAACCTCCAGGTCAGCAAATAAAAAATGACCACTTTATAGAATCAGAGAAGACAGAAGTCATTAAATGTTGAGTGTGAACTACGTATCGATTTGCCAAGGATGATAAAAAACTGCAGTTTGGATTAAAGAAGACAAAGAAACTGGAAGAAGACTGGATAGTGAGTTTGTTGTCGTAGATACTCTTGGCTTTATACTCAGTCTCTAAAGTGGGTAGGTGGGACGAGCATCGCTCTAGCCTGGTGAAATACCAGATGTGGAGAATTTGAACCAGGTACATGTTCACAGATGGGTCAGGTAGGCTCTATCGCTAGTCTGcctaacagagagggagagcgagaaacCAAGTGctagagggagatgaggagaaaTAATGTGTagcggggaagagagagaagaggaaacagaCTGTTTTCTTTCCCTCTGGCTACACAGCTCTACTCTGATCGTGCACCCATGTCTGGAACGTTTCCGTTAAATTGATTTGTCTGTATGGTGTTCTTTTTATTGAATAGCTTTTGCACTTCCCTTTAAACTTCACAGTACAATAAACTATAGTGCACAATATGATTTCTGAGCCACTCTTTCCCCTAGAGCTCAGATTGGAGGACGAGAGAGGGCGTGTGAGCCGCACTGCTCTGGTGACGTCGTCGAGTCAACGTGGGGCCCCACGCCAGACAGGGTCCCCTGGCCGGGCCACGCTACactgcagcaggcaggcaggccagctaaCCGGGACGGGCCTCAGAAGGGCCTCAGTCCTGCCCCAGGTCCTTGACCGGGCCCCCATCCAGGTAGATCTTAAGGGCTTTCTCCTTACGAGGTGAGTAACTGACCCGGTGGCCAGTCTTCAGCAGGCGGCTGCTCTCCCTCTTCATCAGCTCGTTGCGCTCGTCTTCAGACTGTTCCATAGGCTCCTCTGTGCTGTTCCTGAAACACCAGAGTACAAGCTGTGAGATCTTCTGGAGAATATACCTATATTAAACCAAATATCTGCAGTTTCCCTGAATATCCCGTTGTCATTTCACAATAACTATTCATTTGGAATGGCAAGGTGCCTGTTCCAGTATGAGGGGTTTACCTGTAGAAGACCACGGCGCCATCATCACAGATGTACAGAGGCCACACATTCAGTGTGGACACTTTAGGGTTCCAGTCCAGATCCTGATGGATCTCCAATACCGAGATATCACAAGGAAATGTTCCGCGCCCCTGCAGGAGACAATCAGGACACCAGTCAGTAAACTAGGAAACAATTCAGGAAATGAAGTGGAGTGAATCAATACATGAGTAAAAATAAATCCTTACAGCGTTAAAAACGGTTGACCTACCTTGGCAAACTCCAGGTTTTCAAGAGGAATACCACTTATTTCACTGAGCTGGAGAAAGAGAATTTGTGTCACAAATTGCCTTTTAAATACCCATTTAGCATGCCCTATCATTTACCTTGCTACATCTAGTTATTTTCCATCTCAGTCTAGATGTTGTATACTGTGATGTGAAAAGTTACTGATGTTGCTGGGAGCAGCACTTAGTGGTTAAGACAATCCCACAGTGCTGCCTTGCAATCCAGTGTGTATGTGGCCTCAGACATGCGCACCAGTGTACAAGGCCTGGCATGACATTCAAgacgtgaacacacacacacacaccttttcctTGAGTTCCTCCACACTGCTGCTCTCCAGAACCACTTCCTGGAAGGGCTCCAGCTTCATCTGGGCGGGGGTCCAGCGGCGGGTCAGCACAGCCAGCTGGGACATGGACTTCATCTTCTCCGGTCCTGGAAAGGCGCAGGAGAGGAGGGTTGGGGATTGCTGAGCACACACAcccactgtctgtctgcctctctttcACAAGTGATACTCATTCAGAGGGGAGACAATTCAGTTCTATAGGGCTTTTCCCTTTACAGAAGTAATTATGTTAACTCTTCCTCTAAAGCCATTTTTAAGTGATCTAATATAGGAGTTTGATATAAAAGCAGCCATATATTTTAGTGTAGGTTTGTCTCTATTCAGGCTATGATGACCATGAGGCGATTTAAAAATGGTTCTGAAGAGGGTATTCTAAACAATAGCAAACAAGGATTACCATCTAGAACCTCCAGGAAGACCTCCCAGTTACTGGAGATATTGATGTCCTCCTCGTAGACGTGGTAGTCCAAAAACACTGTCCCTGGGTTCTTCCACGTCTTCTTCCTGAGACGGAACCTgaccccacacaaacacacaaaattaAGATTCAACAACACTTCTATCAATAAGCATCAGCTGTGAGTCAGTGCTTTAAAAGGTCACTCACAGTACCCATCCATAAGAGGACAAAGGTTCCCATAATACTTTGAAGTGAGAGGAtctgcagcaggtagcctagtggttaagagcgttaggccagtaactgaaaggtcgctggtttgaatcccgagctgactaggtgaaatatatgttgatgtgcccttgagctaggcacttaaccctaattgctcctgtaagtcgctctggataaaagtgtctgctacatgactaaaaACGTACACATTCTGATTGTATCACCACAAAGACACCTGTGGAACCTTTTACAGTCAACTAGCCGGTGACAACAAATGTTTTCATAAGAAAATATGTAGGTAAGAGATTCAAGTGTATAATATTTGATGTATGGTTGGATGTGTGCCCATATATTCGTGTGCATTGGATTGTGTACATAGATTTTAGATATGCAGATCAGAGTTACTTGACTGTACATCTTTATAAGTGTTGAAGGTGGAACTTACTTGTCGATGTTGAGGTCCAGGTTGCATTGGTCTTTCAGCTGAGGCATTAGCTCCTCTTTGGACTGTTTCACAGTCATGCCCTTAGCAAACACTGTGTCCACGAGGAACTTACagggctggggaggagagagagagacacacaccatCAGCAGGAAACCCAATGACATATACAACTGTCACATCAATACACCTGGTGACAAATCCATCAGTGACACACCTACAGGCTGCTGTTATGTGAGGAAATTGCACAACACCGAATAACAACAACCACTTGTGTGCGTGAAGAAACATCAGATTATCCCAGTCCTTACCTCTGCGTCATTCACTAGTAGCTGGTAGACTTTCACCCGATACTCGCCCTTCTTTAGTGCTCTGCCTAATCGTATGGTTATCTGTAAGAAGATCAAGAGGAGCACCATGGATAAGATTGTAAAATAAAAACACCATTATCTTTTGAGAAGAGTCATGATATTTTGAAAGGGAGCAGATAGTGAGACGCTACGGACCTTGTTGTCgtcagagaaggaggagagggtctCGTTGAGCCGTACACTCTCAAACTCCTGGTTGTTCGCGTAGACGCGGAACACCTTGAACTGGGTAGAGGTGACCCCCACGAAAGGCTCCAGGTTCTGTTTGAACGCTGACAGAGTTATCCTCTTATCTACGTGGACCAGTACACCTGACATGAAAACAGCACCAAAACATACGTTTCAATTAGTTGGATCAGACTAATCACATAACAGTATATGAAATACTAAATGTGGATTTGGTTCTAAGAGCATTTAAACCAGTGTTTCTTAACCCTCAAGGTGTTGCTCACCGGTCTGTCAGATAACTGACATGAGTGCTTATCTTAAATTAACCCATTCACATCCATGTACTATATTTAGTACAATGTCAAAATGTGCCACAGATTCTGTTTGGTGTAAATGAATGAATTCTGGTGTAAACACATTTTAAGATTGTTATTATCGATCATACTTCCAGTGTCGAGCAAAGTTGGGAATTTGATACAAAATGTACACATTTTAATTTAATAAAAATCTTTAAAATGAATTCAGCACATGcattttgaaatacatttcaGAATTAAATTGTTTAAACGCATATAGTATTGTTATTTGACCTGTTCTAAGCCCAAACATATGAGTCAACTCATTGTTGTTTGTGAACTACAGCAGTTTCTGTATCGTACTATATTTAGTCTTTGGACACGTGGttactgtttttttttgtcaacaCCCCCCCCTAGAGTATATGCAATATAAACTCATTTAATGGAGATTGGTGAGTCATTTTACAGCGTTCTCCCTCTCTCAGATCTTAAAACATCTTCAAATCTTATTATACAGTATAATCAAATCCAATGCAGGTCAATGGAGAGTGAGGCCTAGTACAgcattccccctctttctctcccttgctcacaagcacacacatactGCAGACATACACACATGCGGGTGtgcatggatgtctcatggtagggtggggGTATGAAAAATTGTCAATCTTTGAGCACTTTCTGACCACATCTACCATGGGAAATCATGTACGGAAGgttttgttcaaataaaaaatGGTGCAGTCAAAAAGTGATTAAATTCATAATATGAAAGACCCACACTTATTCCACAGAAAAAGGTACAAAATAACAATTCTACAGTTCCAACAAACTAAACATTCAATCAAAGAAACCAGTTAGGATCTCAGACTAAAAAAGATTAGCTTCAAAGACCTGCATTTGTAAATACATTTAGAATGGTTGGGCTTTCCAccacctgttgttgttgtttgtgcgGGCACATGGGTGTGTGAGCGTACGTgactgtctgtggtgtgtgtgagagaaagagggagaatgcTGTACCCGGCCTCCCTCTCCATTGACCTACATTGGATTTGCTTCTACCTCTAGGAGTGAGTGTGAGTGGATTTCGAGAGATACCAAAAATTAAAAAGATCTGATCATAACATGTATTCACAGGACTTGATTCATGAAAtgtgtaaaaaaagaaaaagaaaaacagtAACCCAATGTGTCCAAAGACTAAATATAGTACAATATCAAAAACTCACATTGTAGACACACGCTTTGGCCGATCAGTAAGCGCAGAGAACATGTGTACCAAATGAAATGAATGATACATTGCCATTATGGACATGAATGGgttaagggagggagggaggccatAGCTTCCCAGGCCCCATTCCAGAAAAGATTGAGAAACACTTTGTACAATCTAAATCACTGCTGAGTACAGAtataccatcatcatcatcacacagacagaagagaagaCATACATTTCTGGCCTCCTTCCCCAGAGCCTTCCTCCTGTGCGTATGGTTCTGCTCTGAAGTAGaggtaatatgattccaccttgcTCTTCCCGTTCTCATCATACTCGCTGTCTGTGCCGCTGTCCTCCTCGGCCGTGTCCCACGTCTCCTTCTTGCCCTCGTTGGCCTTGGAGCGGCGACTGCTGGTGATGCTGTGTGAGTCCAGGCCATTGGCCAGCTGGATGGGGCCGCTGTCTGCGTTGCACAGCGTGTCACTGCTGTGGCTGGAGCTCAGGATGTCACTGTCTACTGAGCTCGTGCTGCGGTCATTGTTCACCTCAGAGTCCGAGCGCTCCTCCCCAAGGAACTGGGTTTCCGGGTCAGAGTAGGCCCCCCCGCCGCTAGCCACCCGGATCCGGTTCTCCAGCTCGCGGTTGTCGACTGCAACGACAGCGGATATGGAGGAGGCAGAGTCTGGCTCCTGAGAGGGTGAGGGGGACTCGATGTGCTCGAAGTCGCTGGTGTCTGAGCTCTTCTGGCTGTCACTGGTGCTGGAGCCCTGCTGGGAGCCCTGCTGCTGCTGGAGGGACAGGTTCTTCAGCTTCTCTGTGCTCTCCTCCAGGATGGTCTCTACAGACTTCTTGTTGCCCTTTGACCCCTCAGAGCACTCCTCGGGGTCGCCGCCCACATTTTGGCAAATAGTTCTGTTGGTGCCGGGGGATTGCACAGGCAGCGAGACAAACAGGCGGATTGTGTTCCCATGGCGATCCAGCAGTTTCCACAAGAGCGAATCAGTGAAAGTGACCTGGTGATCTGGGGATTCAGAGCTTTCCACAAAAACCTGAGAAGAGAAACCAGAGAATGGACAGATGAGGTTTGTGTTACATGGGAGATCAAAGCACTGCAGAATAATAATGTTTACAGATACACAACATTAACACAGCAGACACAAGCTGGAAAGGACAACAATAAAGTGTGACCTTGTTGCTCCTGAAGAAACCCTCTGCTTTCAGTGTCTTGTTGGGCACGTAGAGAAGCCGAAGGTCATTATAGCAACGCTCCAGGACGACACGCATGGTTTCGGCTGAGAGCTCTGTGGTCTGTCAACAAACAAGACACACACAGTGGAGAGCTACTTCACCACAGATCCCACAACAAATACTGGCAGATCTTATGGTCTTACAAGTGTGGACTGTATCAGGCTGGATTAGACTGTATTAGAGATAGAAAGGAATAATTAAAGAGGATTGTTTGAACTAGTTTACCTGTGCAATGAGCTGCTTGAACTCAGTGATTGACTGGTTTAGGTAGGCCCTGATGCTGACGGGAGGGGCGATAGTCTCAGTCTTCAGATCCACCACGTGAACCTTCACCATCACCTCTGCAGAGACACACACcaaccagtcacacacacacacaactccttTCCGAAAGGCTAAAAGAGTTGCTAGTTATAGTGTTATATTCTAAGTATCAAAAGTGTTTTACTGACCTCCGGGTTTGTAGGGCTGGAAGACTTGCTCTGGTCTGCGGGTCTCCAGCAGCAGGTCAAACATATAGGAGGACTTGACCCCACCCAGCAGCAGCCCCATGGGGGTGTCCTCCTCGCCCTCGTACGAGCGCTCCAGGTACTCATGGAACTCATCGTACTTGACCAGGCGACAGCAGTCCAGTGGGACCACCTCCTCCAGATCCATGAGCTAGGGGGCAGAATGGGCacccaaagacacacacaaacacgtccaATTGCTAATAGACACATAAGAGAATGTTTTGAGGCTTCTATTGGCCATTGCAACCCCCCTTTTATTCTTAGAACTGTGTCTATCCTTGGACCACTCTGACACTGGTATGCACTGCAGCAGCTGAGTGAGATTAGCTTTCAAGGTTTAGCTTGCACTCTGATGTACCTTGTAGGCCatctctgttgcctctctgagCGTCTTGTCCTTGTGCACTTCCAGCTTGTTCTCCATCATAGTCCTCATCTTCACCGGATGCATGCAGAACAGCTTGATCTGACAGAGAAATGGGAAATACAGAGCAATTAACGACAATAGAACCCCTGTGCAAAATGACCGACACCGTTGCCCATGGGAAAGTCCACAGAAGGAGGATGTACCTTGCAGGTATTGCGCTCGATCTCCCTCTGTCTTTTCTCCTGCTCCTCAGACTCCTTCTCCCTCTGGACCAGATGCTTTATGTGCTCAGGGAAGTCATCACAATCCAGATACTCTGCAGAGGTAACAACACGGTCCATCAGTCAAGAGACCACCATAACTAACTGGAGGTCCAAGTCATTGAGAGAGACTAGGAAAGCAAAACCTACTAGGATTGTTATACCCACATATTTAACTTCATACAGTTTAACACCGCCATTTTAGACATTTAAAAGCAAACGTGATAATGGAACTAGACTTGATTTAATATGTTTCCCTTACTTGCATTCCTTGAGGGGTCTTTCAACCTATAAATCAGCATATACGCATTCGTAGAGCTGTTGGAACAGAAAAACATCTTATTAAATGCAAATGGAGAAAAGGAATATGAGTAGCCAAATCTTAGAGTTTAATCTTCCTTCCCAAACACATGAA
This genomic interval carries:
- the LOC121556358 gene encoding ubiquitin carboxyl-terminal hydrolase 47-like isoform X6 is translated as MEMVPSEENQLVPKEGMFWSCRQSIFDEMMKRFSQQIENAAEEPRVLCIVQDTTNAKTVNERLTLNLPASTTLSKLFEDVAHKASYVNGTFDLAWGKTGDMGSLEPSSEMSLTESGFEPGKRNFLQLTDKDGEQPQIASDESGTADSSGLDDGSQERFIGPLPRDCTVGCSSDYSSPSYSYSSILNKSDTGYVGLVNQAMTCYLNSLLQTLFMTPEFRNALYNWEFEESDEDPVTSIPYQLQRLFLLLQTSKKRAIETTDVTRSFGWDSSEAWQQHDVQELCRVMFDALEQKWKQTEQADLINQLYQGKLKDYVRCLECGYESWRIDTYLDIPLVIRPFGASQAYGSVEEALQAFVQPETLDGANQYFCERCKKKCDARKGLRFLHFPYLLTLQLKRFDFDYTTMHRIKLNDRMSFPEELDMGPFIDVEDEKSPQTESCTDSGAENEGSCHSDQMSNDFSTDDGVDEGICLDSASSTERVLKPKSSLTFELFSVMVHSGSAAGGHYYACIKSFSDGQWYSFNDQHVSKITQEDIRKTYGGSSGSRGYYSSAFASSTNAYMLIYRLKDPSRNAKYLDCDDFPEHIKHLVQREKESEEQEKRQREIERNTCKIKLFCMHPVKMRTMMENKLEVHKDKTLREATEMAYKLMDLEEVVPLDCCRLVKYDEFHEYLERSYEGEEDTPMGLLLGGVKSSYMFDLLLETRRPEQVFQPYKPGEVMVKVHVVDLKTETIAPPVSIRAYLNQSITEFKQLIAQTTELSAETMRVVLERCYNDLRLLYVPNKTLKAEGFFRSNKVFVESSESPDHQVTFTDSLLWKLLDRHGNTIRLFVSLPVQSPGTNRTICQNVGGDPEECSEGSKGNKKSVETILEESTEKLKNLSLQQQQGSQQGSSTSDSQKSSDTSDFEHIESPSPSQEPDSASSISAVVAVDNRELENRIRVASGGGAYSDPETQFLGEERSDSEVNNDRSTSSVDSDILSSSHSSDTLCNADSGPIQLANGLDSHSITSSRRSKANEGKKETWDTAEEDSGTDSEYDENGKSKVESYYLYFRAEPYAQEEGSGEGGQKCVLVHVDKRITLSAFKQNLEPFVGVTSTQFKVFRVYANNQEFESVRLNETLSSFSDDNKITIRLGRALKKGEYRVKVYQLLVNDAEPCKFLVDTVFAKGMTVKQSKEELMPQLKDQCNLDLNIDKFRLRKKTWKNPGTVFLDYHVYEEDINISSNWEVFLEVLDGPEKMKSMSQLAVLTRRWTPAQMKLEPFQEVVLESSSVEELKEKLSEISGIPLENLEFAKGRGTFPCDISVLEIHQDLDWNPKVSTLNVWPLYICDDGAVVFYRNSTEEPMEQSEDERNELMKRESSRLLKTGHRVSYSPRKEKALKIYLDGGPVKDLGQD
- the LOC121556358 gene encoding ubiquitin carboxyl-terminal hydrolase 47-like isoform X5, translated to MEMVPSEENQLVPKEGMFWSCRQSIFDEMMKRFSQQIENAAEEPRVLCIVQDTTNAKTVNERLTLNLPASTTLSKLFEDVAHKASYVNGTFDLAWGKTGDMGSLEPSSEMSLTESGFEPGKRNFLQLTDKDGEQPQIASDESGTADSSGLDDGSQERFIGPLPRDCTVGCSSDYSSPSYSYSSILNKSDTGYVGLVNQAMTCYLNSLLQTLFMTPEFRNALYNWEFEESDEDPVTSIPYQLQRLFLLLQTSKKRAIETTDVTRSFGWDSSEAWQQHDVQELCRVMFDALEQKWKQTEQADLINQLYQGKLKDYVRCLECGYESWRIDTYLDIPLVIRPFGASQAYGSVEEALQAFVQPETLDGANQYFCERCKKKCDARKGLRFLHFPYLLTLQLKRFDFDYTTMHRIKLNDRMSFPEELDMGPFIDVEDEKSPQTESCTDSGAENEGSCHSDQMSNDFSTDDGVDEGICLDSASSTERVLKPKVPSLNTSSLTFELFSVMVHSGSAAGGHYYACIKSFSDGQWYSFNDQHVSKITQEDIRKTYGGSSGSRGYYSSAFASSTNAYMLIYRLKDPSRNAKYLDCDDFPEHIKHLVQREKESEEQEKRQREIERNTCKIKLFCMHPVKMRTMMENKLEVHKDKTLREATEMAYKLMDLEEVVPLDCCRLVKYDEFHEYLERSYEGEEDTPMGLLLGGVKSSYMFDLLLETRRPEQVFQPYKPGEVMVKVHVVDLKTETIAPPVSIRAYLNQSITEFKQLIAQTTELSAETMRVVLERCYNDLRLLYVPNKTLKAEGFFRSNKVFVESSESPDHQVTFTDSLLWKLLDRHGNTIRLFVSLPVQSPGTNRTICQNVGGDPEECSEGSKGNKKSVETILEESTEKLKNLSLQQQQGSQQGSSTSDSQKSSDTSDFEHIESPSPSQEPDSASSISAVVAVDNRELENRIRVASGGGAYSDPETQFLGEERSDSEVNNDRSTSSVDSDILSSSHSSDTLCNADSGPIQLANGLDSHSITSSRRSKANEGKKETWDTAEEDSGTDSEYDENGKSKVESYYLYFRAEPYAQEEGSGEGGQKCVLVHVDKRITLSAFKQNLEPFVGVTSTQFKVFRVYANNQEFESVRLNETLSSFSDDNKITIRLGRALKKGEYRVKVYQLLVNDAEPCKFLVDTVFAKGMTVKQSKEELMPQLKDQCNLDLNIDKFRLRKKTWKNPGTVFLDYHVYEEDINISSNWEVFLEVLDGPEKMKSMSQLAVLTRRWTPAQMKLEPFQEVVLESSSVEELKEKLSEISGIPLENLEFAKGRGTFPCDISVLEIHQDLDWNPKVSTLNVWPLYICDDGAVVFYRNSTEEPMEQSEDERNELMKRESSRLLKTGHRVSYSPRKEKALKIYLDGGPVKDLGQD